In a single window of the Leptolyngbya ohadii IS1 genome:
- a CDS encoding cupin domain-containing protein, whose translation MSLPLILQPGEGKSVQIRRSTCTFKATGKETNGHFGLFEFVMEPGANGASPHIHKELTEMFYVVEGEIELVLGDRRIIAELRTFLLVPENTPHGFSNAGQTIATLLILFCPADSREQYFEGLAELTKNGRQPSQEELLDLMQRFDQYPVP comes from the coding sequence ATGTCACTCCCGCTCATTCTGCAACCTGGAGAAGGGAAGTCTGTGCAAATTCGCAGGAGTACCTGCACCTTCAAAGCCACAGGCAAAGAAACGAACGGACACTTTGGCTTATTCGAGTTCGTCATGGAGCCGGGCGCAAACGGAGCCAGTCCTCACATTCACAAAGAACTGACGGAAATGTTTTATGTGGTGGAGGGTGAGATTGAACTGGTGTTAGGCGATCGTCGCATTATCGCTGAACTCAGAACGTTCCTGCTCGTTCCCGAAAACACCCCGCACGGCTTCTCGAATGCGGGACAAACGATCGCAACACTGCTGATTCTGTTTTGCCCTGCCGATTCGCGTGAGCAATATTTTGAAGGTTTAGCCGAATTGACAAAGAACGGGCGACAACCCAGCCAGGAAGAACTGCTGGATCTGATGCAGCGATTTGATCAATATCCCGTTCCCTAA
- a CDS encoding peroxiredoxin-like family protein, translating to MTGEKPDSGMQPYECFRQTKRQRVSDGSIVPILEGCDSAPRTLVLLWSQLGDFDNLEYAWWLQREARSLQEAGIVIRAVGIGDRGSGEQFCAYTGFPPDCLFVDLKAELHQQLDLYRGLSLKLPLLSAGQNAWLNLLLMCAGIGSPGTLSEVFRGYRGDRQAPQLIADKETIKAFPLPSLKGSSFRWAGGKGYQRPFELATLRLRNMGEVLSHWKTYVPDSAYLAQRGATFLFDAEGKLLYEHRDRAILDFVENKSNPLSFLTMRSD from the coding sequence ATGACTGGGGAGAAACCAGATAGTGGGATGCAGCCATACGAATGTTTCCGTCAAACGAAACGACAGCGTGTCAGTGATGGGTCAATCGTTCCCATTCTGGAGGGGTGCGATTCTGCTCCGCGAACCCTGGTATTGCTGTGGTCGCAGTTGGGAGACTTTGACAATCTCGAATATGCCTGGTGGCTACAGCGCGAAGCACGATCGCTTCAGGAGGCAGGCATTGTCATTCGTGCAGTCGGCATTGGCGATCGAGGTTCAGGAGAACAGTTTTGCGCTTACACGGGCTTTCCACCCGATTGTCTCTTTGTTGATCTAAAAGCCGAACTGCACCAACAGCTTGACCTTTATCGGGGACTCTCGCTCAAGCTACCGCTACTCTCCGCCGGACAAAACGCTTGGCTGAATCTGCTCCTGATGTGCGCTGGGATTGGCAGTCCAGGGACGCTCTCCGAAGTCTTTCGCGGCTACCGAGGCGACAGGCAGGCTCCCCAACTGATTGCGGATAAGGAAACGATCAAGGCGTTCCCGCTTCCGTCCCTCAAGGGTTCTTCGTTTCGCTGGGCAGGCGGCAAAGGATATCAGCGTCCGTTTGAACTGGCGACGCTGCGACTGCGAAACATGGGTGAAGTGTTGAGTCACTGGAAAACTTATGTGCCGGACTCTGCTTATTTGGCGCAGCGGGGCGCAACGTTTCTGTTCGATGCTGAGGGGAAATTGCTGTACGAACACCGCGATCGTGCCATTCTCGACTTTGTGGAGAATAAGAGCAATCCACTGTCATTTCTCACCATGCGATCGGATTAG
- the msrA gene encoding peptide-methionine (S)-S-oxide reductase MsrA, giving the protein MEKATFGAGCFWRVEAAFRKVPGVVSTSVGYMGGHFEHPCYLDVLSRITGHAEVCQVKYDPERVSYEELLAIFWQIHDPTSLNRQGADRGEQYRSVIFCHTPQQATIAQQSKERLDRSGKYDKPIVTAIESASQYWLASEEHQQYLEKKQRRQTQSNQQIVSP; this is encoded by the coding sequence ATGGAAAAAGCGACTTTTGGAGCCGGATGCTTTTGGAGAGTAGAAGCGGCTTTCCGTAAAGTGCCGGGTGTGGTGTCCACTTCAGTTGGGTATATGGGAGGGCATTTTGAGCATCCCTGCTATCTTGATGTCCTGTCGCGCATCACGGGGCACGCAGAAGTGTGTCAGGTCAAATACGATCCGGAGCGAGTCAGCTATGAAGAACTGCTCGCGATCTTTTGGCAAATTCACGATCCTACAAGCCTGAATCGCCAGGGCGCGGATCGGGGAGAGCAGTATCGATCGGTCATCTTCTGCCATACGCCTCAGCAAGCAACGATCGCTCAACAGTCTAAAGAACGGCTCGATCGCTCTGGCAAGTACGATAAGCCAATCGTAACCGCGATCGAATCTGCGTCTCAGTACTGGTTAGCGTCGGAGGAACACCAGCAATATTTGGAGAAAAAACAGCGACGGCAGACACAAAGCAATCAGCAGATTGTTTCTCCGTAA
- a CDS encoding ParB/RepB/Spo0J family partition protein, producing MSEQKHEESQSNAIFSLETKVDDAVEQSLEQASLNQRQLAISKIQVPLFQPRRFFEQQKLEQLIKSVQTHGILENLIVRPLRNGNYELVSGERRLRAAISIGLVKVPVSVRDLTDEQALALALIENLQRADLNPIEETEGVLRLLSLRLNLKTNEVVSLLHRVQNEVRGKLTHNVIGSSQFEQIETVFSEIGRFTWESFIANRLPLLKMPPEILDLVRQGGLAYTKAQVIARVKDETLRQAVLKEAVEYNLSLGEIRRRIQARSKSLTSNSEPPKELFTRVYQKIQASKVWENPEKWKQVSILLDELSSLLNS from the coding sequence ATGTCTGAGCAGAAACATGAGGAATCGCAATCAAACGCTATCTTTAGTCTAGAAACAAAAGTAGATGACGCTGTAGAACAATCACTAGAACAAGCAAGTTTAAATCAACGACAGCTTGCAATCTCAAAGATTCAAGTACCATTATTCCAACCTCGGCGTTTTTTTGAGCAACAGAAGCTAGAACAACTCATTAAATCCGTTCAGACTCACGGGATCCTTGAAAATTTGATAGTGCGTCCATTGAGAAATGGAAATTATGAGTTAGTTTCTGGAGAACGAAGACTACGGGCTGCCATCTCCATTGGATTGGTTAAAGTTCCGGTATCAGTACGTGATTTGACTGATGAACAAGCTTTGGCTTTAGCTCTCATTGAAAATCTTCAACGTGCTGATCTCAACCCTATTGAAGAAACTGAGGGAGTTTTGCGATTATTGTCTCTACGGCTCAACTTAAAGACTAATGAAGTTGTATCTCTACTTCATCGAGTACAAAATGAGGTTAGGGGAAAACTTACTCATAACGTTATCGGTAGCTCTCAATTTGAGCAGATTGAGACTGTGTTTTCAGAAATAGGTCGGTTTACCTGGGAATCTTTCATTGCTAATAGGTTACCGTTGCTTAAAATGCCACCTGAGATTTTAGATCTAGTTCGACAGGGAGGGCTTGCATATACTAAGGCACAAGTGATTGCAAGAGTAAAAGATGAGACTCTACGCCAAGCAGTTTTGAAAGAAGCTGTAGAGTATAACCTAAGTTTAGGTGAGATTCGCAGAAGAATTCAAGCGCGCTCTAAATCTCTTACATCTAACTCTGAACCACCTAAAGAGCTATTCACTCGCGTGTACCAGAAGATCCAGGCATCTAAGGTATGGGAGAATCCAGAGAAGTGGAAACAAGTTAGTATACTGCTGGACGAATTATCGTCCTTACTTAATAGTTAA
- a CDS encoding DNA polymerase IV — MQSGKIVHVDLDAFFASVEQRDEPRYRGKPTAPRYDAERSDKSIVVGGSPNKRRAVAVASYEARRYGIHSAMPSRTAHQKCPHLIFVKPHYDVYRSVSLQIREIFYEYYKFQP; from the coding sequence ATGCAGTCCGGAAAAATTGTTCATGTGGATCTCGATGCTTTTTTTGCCTCGGTGGAACAGCGGGATGAACCCCGATACCGGGGCAAGCCGACCGCCCCGCGCTACGACGCGGAGCGCAGCGACAAGTCGATCGTCGTGGGCGGCTCTCCCAATAAACGCAGAGCCGTCGCAGTCGCGAGCTATGAAGCAAGACGTTATGGCATTCATTCTGCAATGCCTTCTCGCACGGCTCATCAGAAATGTCCGCATCTGATTTTCGTCAAGCCTCACTATGATGTTTACCGATCGGTCTCCTTACAAATCCGCGAAATCTTTTACGAGTATTATAAATTCCAACCTTGA
- a CDS encoding NACHT domain-containing protein, giving the protein MTFFITREIAEVLRRAKQARGYSLKYLLDRMTQISSRDVPSKSTLEGMLKGNRRTKEETFNLLIQALDLDKQQVLIEAEKIIDWKQAWHREFLKQPQSTISHILSGDGFALKNSPSFFEPNLVSYSRPARYPHEVCTYSKRSSVNTLKKLTFQKFTEVALHSYLTNTIVSPARIVLVGESGIGKTTLLNKIGELLFEYKERSVDERDRLTVIRIHLPDLKRSETIESYIFSLLLKRVLGQHIISENAKFQLTGLFKEGKVWLLLDGVDEVIHHSKDFLRLEQQLKGVIAQANIITTCCLNTWENESNLLRDVFPAVYELQGLDSGTDQNLGHVGKFINHCLSKNLAKWLIRQLQDPKHAATRSLTANPLSLTLLCYTAHRWQEQDGLPATKDQIYRKFVEYMYKAKLQLAVIDEPQQQELNQALGLLAFRSLDESSSPYRLPRSFVLQVWQEAKLSLKLLHLFEKLGFLGQMGVAEENPDERVFFFLNSSLQEHFAARMITDRKMLLNLNSNHQSNVVDRVLQLRWNGVYLFCMGGNRLTSTQKEELLQDLINRNNYCNDYYYHFGVCLAAQGVAEFKSSCLGDAIVHQLVDWSLEDWNPDKQPRDYQSIPRINMAARYLKLSDSERVVEYLTYQLELSRDNCDRSYQVASRLASLEEGKLLSIEELVRLLQCNSQLIRDNAALLLSDLKQPPPALIEYLNHCLATDFTPSGQLFAIDLFCKIGRKTPELVAILANLYETSHNPDTQKSSASLLSKLAPKHPYASLKQAQTSANNFSSTDVPLKEVLKWLPLLETENQSKESCRLVYQLQNWLHNGHNLGRLLQSEGETIRVIRILKKWLNTSANHSFEFLCCNQSLYFCAQFVPYNIFCQGWNL; this is encoded by the coding sequence ATGACATTCTTCATCACTCGGGAAATTGCCGAAGTTCTTCGACGTGCAAAACAGGCACGAGGATACTCTTTGAAGTATCTTCTGGACCGGATGACTCAAATTTCTAGTCGAGACGTGCCGTCGAAGTCAACCCTTGAGGGAATGCTAAAGGGAAACCGTAGAACTAAGGAAGAAACTTTTAATCTTCTGATTCAGGCTTTAGATCTTGACAAGCAGCAAGTTCTTATCGAAGCAGAAAAAATAATCGATTGGAAGCAGGCGTGGCATCGTGAATTTCTTAAACAGCCTCAATCAACTATTTCACACATTCTTTCAGGAGATGGCTTTGCTCTGAAGAACTCTCCTTCGTTTTTTGAGCCTAATTTAGTCTCTTATTCTCGTCCTGCCCGTTACCCTCATGAAGTCTGCACTTACTCAAAAAGAAGCAGCGTCAATACATTAAAGAAACTTACTTTTCAGAAATTTACAGAAGTCGCGTTACACTCATATTTAACAAATACAATAGTCTCTCCAGCACGAATCGTCCTTGTTGGTGAAAGCGGAATTGGCAAAACCACATTACTCAATAAAATTGGAGAATTACTCTTTGAGTATAAAGAGCGTTCTGTTGATGAAAGAGATCGATTAACTGTAATTCGGATTCATTTACCAGATTTAAAGAGAAGCGAGACTATTGAGAGCTACATATTCTCTCTTCTATTAAAAAGAGTACTAGGACAGCACATTATCTCGGAAAATGCAAAATTTCAGCTCACGGGTCTGTTTAAAGAAGGCAAGGTTTGGTTACTTCTAGACGGAGTAGATGAAGTTATACACCACAGTAAGGACTTTCTGCGCTTGGAGCAGCAATTAAAGGGAGTTATAGCCCAAGCTAATATTATTACGACTTGTTGTCTAAACACCTGGGAGAACGAGTCGAATCTACTCCGAGATGTGTTTCCAGCAGTTTATGAACTACAAGGGCTTGATTCTGGCACTGATCAAAATTTGGGACATGTTGGCAAATTCATAAATCATTGTCTATCTAAGAACCTTGCGAAGTGGTTGATTCGTCAGCTTCAAGACCCAAAACATGCTGCTACTCGATCGCTAACTGCCAATCCATTATCCTTGACGTTATTATGCTACACCGCACACCGCTGGCAGGAGCAGGACGGTCTACCCGCAACAAAAGACCAGATTTATCGAAAATTTGTGGAATATATGTATAAAGCTAAACTTCAGTTAGCTGTAATAGATGAGCCTCAGCAGCAGGAATTGAATCAGGCTCTGGGACTTTTAGCCTTTCGTTCGTTAGATGAAAGTAGTTCACCCTATCGCCTGCCTCGTTCATTTGTTCTGCAAGTCTGGCAGGAAGCAAAACTTAGCCTAAAGCTTCTACATCTTTTTGAAAAACTTGGCTTTTTAGGACAGATGGGGGTCGCGGAGGAAAACCCAGACGAGCGAGTTTTCTTTTTCTTAAATTCCTCCCTACAAGAGCATTTTGCCGCAAGGATGATTACAGATAGAAAGATGCTCCTTAATCTGAACTCAAACCATCAATCAAACGTGGTTGACCGAGTCCTACAACTTCGTTGGAATGGAGTCTACTTATTTTGCATGGGAGGAAATCGGCTTACTTCAACCCAAAAGGAGGAATTGCTACAAGACTTAATTAACCGCAATAATTACTGTAATGACTATTATTATCATTTTGGGGTATGCCTTGCAGCACAGGGAGTTGCAGAATTTAAATCCTCTTGTTTAGGGGATGCAATCGTACATCAACTTGTAGATTGGAGCTTAGAGGACTGGAACCCAGATAAACAACCACGAGATTACCAATCAATTCCTAGAATTAACATGGCTGCTCGTTATCTTAAATTGAGTGACTCTGAACGTGTGGTTGAGTATCTGACATATCAATTAGAGTTATCTCGGGACAATTGTGATCGGTCTTATCAAGTAGCAAGCCGATTGGCATCTCTGGAAGAGGGTAAGTTACTCTCTATTGAGGAATTAGTTCGATTGTTGCAATGCAATAGTCAATTAATCCGAGATAATGCAGCGCTCCTTCTTTCAGATCTAAAGCAGCCACCTCCCGCTCTAATTGAATACTTGAACCACTGCTTAGCTACAGACTTCACTCCCTCCGGGCAGTTATTTGCAATTGATTTATTTTGTAAAATTGGACGTAAAACTCCTGAGCTAGTGGCAATTCTCGCTAATTTATACGAAACATCCCATAACCCTGATACACAGAAGTCTTCTGCTTCTCTCTTGTCAAAGCTTGCTCCTAAACACCCTTATGCATCACTTAAACAAGCTCAGACATCAGCAAATAATTTTTCTAGTACTGATGTTCCTCTGAAGGAGGTACTGAAGTGGCTACCTCTTCTTGAAACAGAGAACCAATCTAAAGAGTCTTGCCGATTAGTGTACCAGCTTCAGAACTGGTTGCACAATGGACATAATTTAGGTAGGCTCTTGCAGAGTGAAGGAGAAACAATTCGTGTTATTCGCATTCTAAAAAAATGGTTAAATACATCGGCTAATCACTCATTTGAGTTTTTGTGCTGTAATCAATCACTTTATTTCTGTGCCCAGTTCGTTCCCTATAATATCTTCTGTCAAGGTTGGAATTTATAA
- a CDS encoding phosphoribosylaminoimidazolesuccinocarboxamide synthase, whose amino-acid sequence MAKLKRLFGFGAIATVALAAHWTIATPPAQANCSDWVGRVEYWQSPMQQHWQQLQQQIHYPWGQARPYGQFLRDRITLTADFDRLTGTQKQQVLTLLLNPDWQQIITPQEQQAGLEQGTIGAIPYPIYASDGRLISGVYDGCTRMTLLTERSRYSWYYNSIGRTLPNNLNREALRNVGTPAWRIVQVPISAAAERRVRAQFWNAIGYRQADQGYWIAWVPEGGYFEINVPSGDDAEQLSFWRIAPREYRYRVVGSDGTLIREVNFNRQGN is encoded by the coding sequence ATGGCGAAACTGAAACGGTTATTTGGGTTTGGGGCAATCGCTACGGTCGCGCTCGCTGCCCATTGGACGATCGCCACTCCCCCGGCGCAAGCAAATTGTAGCGACTGGGTGGGTCGAGTGGAATACTGGCAGTCTCCCATGCAGCAACACTGGCAGCAGTTGCAGCAGCAAATCCATTATCCCTGGGGACAAGCTCGCCCTTATGGTCAATTCCTGCGCGACCGCATTACCTTAACTGCCGATTTTGACCGTCTGACTGGGACGCAAAAACAGCAGGTTCTGACTCTGTTACTCAACCCCGACTGGCAGCAAATTATCACGCCGCAGGAACAGCAAGCCGGACTGGAGCAGGGAACGATCGGCGCGATTCCTTATCCAATTTATGCTAGCGATGGTCGTTTAATTTCAGGCGTGTATGATGGCTGTACTCGCATGACCCTGCTAACCGAACGATCGCGCTATAGCTGGTACTACAACAGCATTGGGCGAACGCTGCCGAACAATCTGAATCGAGAGGCACTCAGAAATGTCGGAACTCCTGCCTGGCGAATCGTGCAAGTTCCCATTTCCGCAGCCGCAGAGCGAAGGGTGCGGGCGCAGTTTTGGAACGCTATTGGTTATCGTCAGGCTGATCAGGGCTATTGGATTGCCTGGGTGCCTGAAGGGGGATATTTCGAGATTAATGTGCCATCTGGTGACGATGCAGAACAACTATCGTTCTGGCGAATTGCCCCACGCGAGTATCGCTATCGGGTGGTTGGCAGTGATGGAACCTTGATTCGAGAGGTCAACTTTAACCGGCAGGGCAATTAA
- a CDS encoding excinuclease ABC subunit C: protein MNQALVQTLSASIYAVRHRELGLLYVGKTRYSRERFRDGHKALLWSWLDLYTPEDIRLLLYPLDFVQLQTLSSSLEAIIIAAAQPPYNARYPARD from the coding sequence GTGAACCAAGCTCTGGTTCAGACGTTGAGTGCCAGTATCTATGCGGTCCGACACCGGGAGCTTGGGCTACTTTACGTGGGCAAGACCCGCTACAGCCGTGAACGCTTCCGGGACGGGCACAAAGCCCTCTTGTGGTCCTGGTTAGATCTCTACACCCCAGAAGACATCAGACTTCTACTCTATCCCCTCGATTTCGTCCAGCTTCAGACGCTATCATCAAGTTTAGAGGCAATTATTATTGCTGCGGCACAGCCACCCTATAATGCCAGATATCCTGCGAGGGACTAA
- a CDS encoding GIY-YIG nuclease family protein, with amino-acid sequence MEYVYLLQELDFGRTAPTGSYKIGMTSKDVDSRKRQYKAGNPRHLRTLHSIQVTDAQAVETELHRQLAEWRINEGGGDEWFYFTDADIDVVIDIMNSYDESLVYEIPVYDSSAYFTESPYDAYPSYSNDWADSVYATGIAIVVVVGLMVGGIALVLNQSLPSTPAPARITVPAGTGYAGANLRSEPKDGDEFIIGQVRSGESVKAYEVSFDGKWRRVELSDGRSGWIASNFVR; translated from the coding sequence ATGGAATACGTTTATTTGCTGCAAGAACTTGATTTTGGGAGAACTGCTCCTACAGGCTCGTACAAAATCGGCATGACCTCAAAAGACGTGGATAGTCGTAAACGTCAATATAAAGCTGGAAACCCTCGACATCTCAGGACTTTGCACAGCATTCAGGTTACTGATGCTCAGGCTGTCGAAACTGAACTGCATAGACAGCTAGCAGAATGGCGCATCAACGAGGGTGGCGGCGATGAATGGTTTTATTTCACTGATGCCGATATTGATGTCGTTATCGATATCATGAACAGCTACGATGAAAGCCTAGTCTATGAAATACCCGTTTATGACTCCTCAGCCTATTTCACTGAGTCGCCCTATGACGCATATCCTTCCTACAGTAACGATTGGGCTGACAGTGTTTATGCCACAGGGATAGCGATCGTGGTGGTAGTGGGTCTGATGGTTGGAGGAATTGCGCTGGTGCTGAATCAGTCGTTACCGTCTACACCCGCGCCAGCACGAATAACAGTTCCTGCTGGGACTGGCTATGCCGGGGCAAACTTACGATCAGAGCCTAAGGACGGCGACGAGTTTATCATCGGTCAGGTCAGGAGCGGCGAGTCGGTTAAAGCCTATGAAGTGAGTTTTGATGGAAAATGGCGACGAGTGGAATTGTCAGATGGACGGTCGGGCTGGATTGCCAGCAATTTTGTTAGGTAA
- a CDS encoding site-specific integrase, translating to MSNPKSSSKQYNRRTETKPRNKRGLVSINVWKGNLRLTVPATLHISGEQKHIPLKMANTPENVAKADLIKSQVNAYIQGKRSKGEELDRKVVANYIAETIRLVKVDAPCQIFEPSLDILWEEFFEFKKANSDSYSFEGIYITVSNHLSKLTTRDINEAEKISIELRERTKSYSARYFVLSYLSACCKRAVINRRIKSNPFVPIMQELKAPNSDSDPDPFSSIEKERVIQAYRKHPKYHRYANLAEFLFEAGCRPGMAFGLRWKHVNFKENYITFCESVSRVRGGDIVTQGTKNRKHEKKGYELPMENPRVREILEEEAARQGVNRNSEGYVFQEPNGERIRPHNYSYSWRGQKRKSQLKSGEKQYNFKGIVNKLADLPEEEGGISHYRPPYSTRHTYITEVLELALQRDDISAAKFFEIIANLAKYVNNSPKMILDHYLGRSRDVSILNISKERREEVLKHKRTYSELKEDLTKAENQLNDLRKKLQETEERFKEQSAFSAFCLHQLATKQRESSFYTVETNQHKSPESFVEQNQPINYSSSEFEQLLTAFMLIDWQDSKQQ from the coding sequence ATGTCTAACCCAAAATCATCCAGCAAACAATATAATCGACGGACTGAAACCAAACCCAGGAATAAACGAGGCTTGGTATCAATAAATGTATGGAAGGGCAATTTACGCCTTACTGTTCCAGCTACGCTTCATATTTCTGGAGAGCAGAAACATATTCCTCTCAAAATGGCTAATACTCCAGAAAATGTAGCTAAAGCAGATTTAATCAAATCACAGGTTAATGCTTATATTCAAGGTAAAAGAAGCAAAGGTGAAGAATTAGACCGTAAGGTTGTAGCCAATTACATTGCAGAAACGATACGTCTTGTTAAAGTGGATGCCCCTTGCCAAATCTTTGAACCTTCACTAGATATACTTTGGGAGGAATTTTTTGAGTTCAAAAAAGCAAATTCTGACTCCTATTCGTTTGAGGGTATTTATATAACTGTAAGCAACCATCTGAGCAAGTTGACTACAAGGGATATTAACGAAGCTGAAAAAATTTCTATTGAACTAAGGGAAAGGACTAAGTCATATTCAGCAAGATATTTTGTACTATCCTACCTCTCAGCTTGTTGTAAGCGAGCGGTAATTAACAGAAGGATTAAGTCAAATCCTTTTGTACCAATAATGCAGGAGTTGAAAGCACCTAATTCAGACTCCGATCCAGATCCTTTTTCTTCCATAGAAAAAGAAAGAGTGATTCAAGCTTATAGGAAGCACCCAAAATACCATCGATATGCGAATTTAGCAGAGTTTCTCTTTGAAGCAGGATGTCGCCCAGGAATGGCTTTTGGCTTGAGATGGAAACATGTGAATTTCAAGGAAAACTACATTACTTTTTGCGAAAGTGTTAGCCGAGTGCGTGGTGGAGACATAGTAACTCAGGGAACGAAAAACCGAAAACACGAGAAAAAAGGCTACGAACTACCTATGGAGAATCCACGTGTTAGAGAAATTTTGGAAGAAGAAGCAGCGCGGCAGGGAGTGAATAGAAATTCGGAGGGCTATGTGTTTCAGGAGCCTAATGGTGAGAGAATCCGTCCACATAACTACTCCTACAGCTGGCGTGGACAAAAACGAAAAAGCCAATTAAAAAGTGGGGAAAAGCAATACAACTTTAAAGGGATTGTAAACAAACTAGCTGATTTGCCAGAGGAGGAGGGAGGAATTAGCCATTACCGTCCACCCTATTCAACAAGACATACTTATATCACAGAGGTACTTGAACTTGCCCTTCAGCGTGATGATATTTCAGCTGCTAAATTCTTTGAAATCATTGCAAATCTAGCAAAGTATGTAAATAACAGCCCAAAGATGATTTTGGATCATTATTTAGGGCGATCTCGTGATGTTTCTATTCTCAATATAAGTAAGGAGCGGAGAGAAGAGGTTCTTAAACACAAAAGAACTTATTCAGAATTAAAGGAAGACCTGACAAAAGCTGAGAACCAACTCAACGATTTGAGAAAGAAACTTCAAGAGACTGAGGAAAGATTCAAAGAGCAATCAGCATTTAGCGCATTTTGTCTTCATCAACTAGCCACTAAGCAACGTGAATCATCCTTCTATACAGTTGAAACAAATCAACATAAGTCTCCTGAATCATTTGTAGAGCAGAACCAACCAATCAATTATTCTAGTTCTGAGTTTGAGCAACTACTAACGGCTTTTATGCTTATAGATTGGCAGGATAGCAAACAGCAGTAA